A genomic segment from Leptospira perdikensis encodes:
- a CDS encoding cation:proton antiporter, translating into MKSSVFYALAVAIFFGTLAFVFYLGKLYFPLNHGLNPLSLEINFSHFLVGFVAHLKSPFGRLLLQILLILVTCKIFSFLFSLIRIPSVIGEITGGLVLGPSLLGMLAPEFSEMIFPASSMGSLKLLSQVGLIFFMFLIGLETDWKNLHGSLHTAVVISHVSIMFPFLLGVISSLFLFETLAPEKVSFLSFSLFLGISMSITAFPVLARIIQEKKLNTERSGVLAITCAAADDVTAWLILALILGLTSSDSMSGVLLCFLGVVLFLYLAFKYVRTRFASSLSKLENIDFLPNYIVFFLFIWLTFSSLFTESMGIHSLFGAFIAGSTIPANHKIRKIIINKFQDVSVIFLLPLFFAYSGLKTQIGLLSDPNLFLICLLILFVAIFGKLGGSTISARFLGETWKDSLIIGILMNTRGLMELIVLNIGLEMGIIGPELFTIMVIMALVTTAMSGPAINLVQRLFKKKSIPEVVPVSENTSPGVHPKILIAFARPKTGIDLVKLCYKIFPNAKFRTFHVNQNYNFDIEQSQYEMSILFENIRFISANEGIPVDFQFSSSENFETALWEQINEYNPDLLILGSPNVESWKEINKGPLKKIIKSSNCSVAVFVNKGLESLNKIFMESDSEGAVSIINNLGGDRSLFRQWKDEDHFDPNHHVFVRDWNTEKDFEFLKKNYLILGKKRT; encoded by the coding sequence ATGAAGTCCTCAGTATTTTATGCCCTAGCGGTAGCCATTTTTTTCGGCACACTCGCTTTCGTTTTTTACCTCGGTAAGTTGTATTTCCCACTCAATCATGGTTTGAATCCTTTGAGCCTGGAGATCAATTTTTCTCACTTTTTAGTTGGTTTTGTGGCACACTTAAAATCCCCCTTCGGGCGATTGTTGTTACAAATCCTACTAATCCTTGTTACGTGCAAAATCTTTTCGTTTTTGTTTTCGTTAATACGGATACCAAGCGTGATCGGAGAAATCACGGGAGGTTTGGTCTTAGGCCCATCACTACTTGGTATGTTGGCACCAGAATTTTCAGAGATGATATTCCCTGCATCTTCTATGGGATCTTTGAAATTACTCAGCCAAGTGGGTTTGATTTTTTTTATGTTCCTGATCGGACTTGAAACTGATTGGAAAAATTTACATGGAAGTCTACATACCGCTGTTGTCATCAGCCATGTGTCCATCATGTTTCCTTTTTTACTCGGTGTGATTTCTTCCTTATTTTTATTTGAAACATTAGCACCAGAAAAAGTTTCTTTTCTCTCTTTTAGTCTCTTTTTGGGAATCTCCATGTCGATCACCGCTTTCCCTGTGTTAGCACGCATCATTCAAGAAAAAAAATTAAACACAGAAAGATCGGGCGTTCTCGCCATCACATGTGCTGCAGCGGATGATGTCACTGCATGGTTGATTTTGGCTTTGATTTTAGGACTCACCTCTTCCGATTCAATGTCGGGAGTTTTACTTTGTTTTTTGGGAGTGGTTCTCTTTCTTTATCTAGCATTCAAATATGTAAGGACAAGGTTTGCGAGTAGTCTTTCAAAATTAGAAAATATAGATTTTCTACCAAACTATATAGTATTTTTTCTTTTTATTTGGCTCACTTTTTCCTCCTTATTTACGGAATCAATGGGCATTCACTCATTGTTTGGAGCATTTATCGCTGGTTCTACGATCCCGGCGAATCATAAAATAAGAAAAATCATCATTAACAAATTTCAAGATGTGAGTGTGATTTTTCTCCTCCCTTTATTTTTCGCATACTCCGGTTTAAAAACTCAAATTGGTCTTTTATCAGATCCAAATTTATTTTTAATTTGTTTATTGATTCTGTTTGTAGCCATTTTTGGAAAGTTAGGTGGCAGTACCATTTCCGCAAGGTTTTTGGGAGAAACATGGAAGGATTCCCTCATCATCGGTATTCTTATGAATACACGAGGACTTATGGAACTAATCGTTTTGAACATCGGATTAGAAATGGGAATCATTGGGCCTGAGTTATTTACGATTATGGTGATTATGGCTTTGGTTACGACAGCAATGAGTGGCCCGGCCATCAACCTAGTGCAGAGACTTTTCAAAAAGAAAAGTATTCCTGAGGTTGTTCCCGTTTCAGAAAACACAAGTCCAGGTGTTCATCCCAAAATTTTGATCGCCTTTGCCAGACCCAAAACAGGGATTGATTTGGTAAAACTTTGTTATAAAATTTTTCCCAATGCAAAATTCAGAACCTTCCATGTAAATCAAAACTATAATTTCGACATTGAACAATCTCAGTACGAAATGTCCATTCTCTTCGAAAATATTAGGTTTATTTCTGCAAATGAAGGAATCCCTGTGGACTTTCAATTTTCTTCTTCGGAAAATTTTGAAACGGCTTTATGGGAACAGATAAATGAATACAACCCAGACCTTTTGATATTGGGGTCACCTAACGTAGAGTCATGGAAAGAAATTAATAAAGGTCCACTTAAAAAGATTATTAAATCTTCCAATTGTTCGGTAGCTGTATTCGTAAACAAAGGACTCGAATCATTAAACAAAATTTTTATGGAATCAGATTCAGAAGGAGCTGTTTCTATCATCAATAATTTGGGAGGAGATCGAAGTTTATTCAGACAATGGAAAGATGAAGATCATTTTGATCCAAACCATCATGTATTTGTTAGAGATTGGAACACAGAGAAAGACTTTGAATTTCTAAAAAAGAACTATTTGATTTTGGGTAAAAAAAGAACTTAA
- a CDS encoding LA_2444/LA_4059 family outer membrane protein, producing MKQNLIYVFLVSVSSMIFAEGEGRETERPVPEGNSKKSEWSLLLKRQTYHYLPYEYSSLTDKNESIFPTRSSSALKENGKVLIPFVFSYENLEKGFKVDLSYFEIEIVNANTLLYQQSAQGGNLSRFYLSPMARSEFELNLYKTFAPTKDWKLNLGGGVRNINRYLYGNYLGQGTFKEYFFTYGPQASIQTIYQIHQDFAFHLTMDVFYTQGTRFFKQPNLMEDRFQYSLSTAGTEGIFRGYEWDGSLSYSFHPHMKFFVGYNMIVSKFSYLHYNDIQLKQGTENLGSQNPTLAGVWEMNLPQKSENFDVLRGIYLGLMVSF from the coding sequence ATGAAACAGAACCTAATTTACGTATTCCTTGTTTCTGTCTCTTCTATGATTTTTGCTGAGGGCGAAGGCCGGGAAACAGAAAGACCCGTACCGGAAGGAAACAGTAAAAAATCAGAATGGAGTTTGCTCTTAAAAAGACAAACCTACCATTACCTTCCTTATGAATACAGTTCTCTCACTGACAAAAATGAATCCATTTTCCCCACTCGTTCCAGTTCTGCTTTGAAAGAAAATGGAAAGGTTCTCATCCCCTTTGTCTTCAGTTACGAAAACTTAGAAAAAGGATTCAAAGTAGATCTCTCTTATTTTGAAATTGAAATCGTAAATGCAAACACACTTCTTTACCAGCAGTCGGCACAAGGAGGGAACCTATCTCGGTTTTATCTTTCACCGATGGCAAGGTCCGAGTTTGAACTCAATCTTTATAAAACCTTTGCGCCCACAAAGGATTGGAAACTGAATCTGGGAGGTGGGGTTCGTAATATCAATCGTTATCTCTATGGAAATTATTTAGGCCAAGGAACCTTCAAAGAATACTTTTTTACTTATGGCCCACAAGCCTCTATCCAAACCATCTATCAAATCCACCAAGATTTTGCATTTCACCTAACAATGGATGTATTTTATACACAAGGTACTCGGTTTTTCAAACAACCAAACCTAATGGAAGACAGGTTCCAATATTCATTGTCCACAGCTGGTACAGAAGGAATTTTTCGCGGTTATGAATGGGATGGTTCTCTTTCCTATTCCTTTCATCCACATATGAAATTCTTTGTGGGATACAATATGATTGTTTCTAAGTTCTCTTATTTACATTATAACGATATCCAACTAAAGCAGGGTACAGAAAATTTAGGATCACAGAATCCAACTCTTGCCGGTGTTTGGGAAATGAATCTCCCCCAAAAATCAGAAAACTTTGATGTCTTACGAGGAATTTATTTAGGATTGATGGTGAGTTTTTAG
- a CDS encoding SRPBCC domain-containing protein — protein MCKTIKQKVKFRASPTTIYQFIADSKKVTGLTGETAMISKRIGGSFSALSGKVTGIIVDLKPSKRIVQAWRRNDFPDGIFSMATFTLKETSEGGTELVLTHRGVPKELIPDIEEGWRQNYWDKIRNAIKTLV, from the coding sequence ATGTGTAAAACGATTAAACAGAAAGTAAAATTCAGGGCCAGTCCCACAACGATCTATCAGTTCATTGCTGATTCGAAGAAAGTCACTGGACTTACCGGTGAAACTGCGATGATTAGCAAACGTATTGGCGGTAGTTTTTCTGCTCTGTCTGGAAAAGTTACCGGAATCATTGTAGACCTTAAACCTTCAAAACGAATTGTCCAAGCCTGGAGAAGAAATGATTTTCCTGATGGAATTTTTTCTATGGCTACATTTACATTAAAAGAAACTTCTGAAGGTGGAACTGAGCTCGTACTCACTCACCGTGGTGTACCGAAAGAACTGATTCCTGATATAGAAGAGGGTTGGCGCCAAAACTATTGGGATAAAATTCGGAATGCGATCAAAACTTTAGTTTAA
- a CDS encoding fumarate hydratase, which produces MPEFFYADPFPLNGDTTEYKLLTKDFVSTVPFGEKEILKVDPEGLTFLAEKAMEDVSFYLRTAHLEKVRRILDDPEATPNDRFVAMALLKNAVIAADKQLPSCQDTGTGIVMAKKGEYVITGGNDSEALSKGIYNTYVNRNLRYSQVVPLTMYDEVNSGSNLPAQIDIYSTPGDKYSFLFMAKGGGSANKTYLFQETKALLNPASLEKFIADKVSNLGTAACPPYHIAVVIGGTSAEANLKTVKLASAGYLDHLPTKGDKFGSAFRDVELEEKMLVAAQKSGIGAQFGGKYLAHDFKVIRLPRHGASCPVGLGVSCSADRNIKAKITKDGIYLEKLEYDPSKFLPTIDEVDSSTESVHINLNQPMPEILKVLTKYPVKTRVMLSGRLVVARDIAHAKLKEKLDKGEPLPDYFKNHPVYYAGPAKTPEGMPSGSFGPTTAGRMDSYVPLFQEKGYSMISLAKGNRSKVVTDSCKKNGGFYLGSIGGPAALLAKENIKKVEVLDFPELGMEAVWSIDVENFPAFIVVDDKGNDFFQMLN; this is translated from the coding sequence ATGCCAGAGTTTTTTTACGCCGATCCATTTCCTTTAAACGGGGACACCACAGAATACAAATTATTAACAAAAGATTTTGTGAGCACAGTTCCATTTGGTGAAAAAGAAATTCTCAAAGTAGATCCAGAAGGACTCACCTTTCTTGCAGAAAAGGCAATGGAAGACGTATCGTTTTATCTAAGAACGGCACATCTTGAAAAAGTTCGTAGAATTTTAGACGACCCGGAAGCAACACCAAACGATCGTTTTGTGGCAATGGCCCTTCTCAAAAATGCCGTGATCGCTGCAGACAAACAACTTCCTTCCTGCCAAGATACGGGAACAGGGATTGTGATGGCAAAAAAAGGGGAATACGTCATCACCGGTGGCAATGACTCCGAAGCTCTTTCCAAAGGAATTTATAATACTTATGTAAACCGAAACTTACGGTATTCGCAAGTGGTTCCTCTCACTATGTATGACGAAGTCAACTCCGGGTCCAATTTGCCAGCTCAGATTGATATTTACTCCACTCCTGGCGACAAATACAGTTTTCTTTTTATGGCAAAAGGAGGCGGGTCGGCTAACAAAACTTACCTCTTCCAGGAAACAAAAGCCTTACTCAACCCGGCCTCTCTCGAAAAATTCATTGCAGATAAAGTATCCAACTTAGGAACCGCGGCTTGTCCTCCTTACCACATTGCTGTTGTGATTGGGGGAACATCGGCAGAAGCCAATCTAAAAACCGTAAAACTAGCGTCAGCTGGGTATTTGGATCATTTGCCAACCAAAGGTGACAAATTTGGTTCTGCATTCCGAGATGTGGAACTAGAAGAAAAGATGTTGGTTGCGGCTCAAAAATCAGGAATTGGAGCTCAGTTTGGTGGAAAGTATTTGGCTCATGATTTTAAAGTCATTCGACTTCCGCGGCACGGTGCTTCTTGCCCTGTGGGACTTGGTGTGAGTTGCAGTGCGGACCGTAACATCAAAGCAAAAATTACAAAAGATGGAATCTATTTAGAAAAACTAGAATACGATCCTTCTAAGTTTTTACCAACGATTGATGAAGTGGATTCCAGCACAGAGTCGGTTCATATCAATCTCAACCAACCAATGCCTGAAATTCTTAAAGTACTCACAAAGTATCCTGTAAAAACACGTGTTATGTTGTCGGGTCGCCTCGTTGTGGCTCGTGACATTGCTCATGCGAAGTTAAAGGAAAAATTGGATAAAGGTGAACCTCTTCCTGATTATTTCAAAAACCACCCGGTGTATTATGCGGGCCCTGCCAAAACTCCAGAAGGAATGCCATCGGGATCCTTTGGTCCTACGACAGCTGGTCGTATGGATAGTTACGTTCCTCTTTTCCAAGAGAAAGGTTATTCTATGATTTCTCTTGCGAAAGGAAATCGTTCCAAAGTGGTCACCGATAGTTGCAAAAAGAACGGTGGGTTTTATTTGGGATCTATCGGTGGTCCGGCCGCCCTTCTTGCCAAAGAAAATATCAAAAAAGTAGAAGTCCTCGACTTTCCAGAGTTAGGTATGGAAGCCGTATGGTCGATTGATGTGGAAAACTTTCCTGCTTTTATCGTGGTAGATGACAAAGGAAATGATTTTTTCCAAATGTTGAATTGA
- the fumC gene encoding class II fumarate hydratase: MKTRIETDSMGEIEVENSRYWGAQTERSLHHFHIGNDRFPREMIRALGILKKSAALTNKDLGILSSEKTELIVKAAEEVINGTLDAHFPLVIWQTGSGTQTNMNVNEVISNRAIEMVGGVMGSKKPIHPNDDVNKAQSSNDTFPTAMHIACAEQLVHKLIPALQTLHDTLEIKTNEFADIIKIGRTHLQDATPLTLGQEFSGYVQQLSYSIDRIKRVLPSIYRLALGGTAVGTGLNTHPDFAVKAAAAITKETGLPFVTAENKFEALAAHDSLVEVSGVLKTIACSLMKIANDIRWLASGPRSGIGEISIPENEPGSSIMPGKVNPTQSEAMTMVAAQVIGNDVAVNVGGSSGNFELNVFKPLIIFNVLNSIRLLADATLSFEEHCARGIEANKETINQNLNRSLMLVTALNPYIGYDNAAKIAKTAHKENSTLKEAGIKLGILTAEEFDLWVKPEEMISPKE, encoded by the coding sequence ATGAAAACAAGAATCGAAACCGACTCTATGGGTGAAATTGAAGTAGAAAATTCTCGTTATTGGGGTGCACAAACCGAACGTTCCCTCCACCACTTCCACATCGGCAATGACAGATTTCCGAGAGAGATGATTCGAGCTCTTGGGATTTTAAAAAAATCCGCAGCACTGACAAACAAAGATTTGGGAATTTTATCCTCAGAAAAAACAGAACTCATTGTGAAGGCGGCTGAAGAAGTCATCAATGGAACTTTGGATGCACATTTCCCTCTTGTGATTTGGCAAACGGGATCGGGAACACAAACCAATATGAATGTGAATGAAGTCATTTCCAATCGTGCCATCGAAATGGTAGGTGGAGTTATGGGTTCCAAAAAACCAATCCATCCCAATGATGATGTCAACAAAGCCCAAAGTTCCAACGATACCTTTCCCACAGCCATGCACATTGCTTGTGCCGAACAATTGGTTCACAAACTAATTCCCGCCTTACAAACGCTTCATGATACCTTGGAAATTAAAACAAATGAGTTTGCAGATATCATTAAAATTGGTAGAACCCATTTGCAAGATGCCACACCACTCACTCTCGGTCAGGAATTTTCAGGTTATGTCCAACAACTCTCTTATTCGATTGATAGAATCAAACGGGTGTTACCTTCTATTTACCGATTGGCACTTGGAGGAACTGCTGTAGGAACAGGACTCAATACCCATCCGGATTTTGCAGTGAAAGCCGCTGCGGCCATTACCAAAGAAACAGGACTTCCCTTTGTCACTGCGGAAAACAAATTTGAGGCTCTAGCCGCACATGATTCCCTTGTGGAAGTGAGTGGAGTTTTGAAAACCATCGCATGTTCCCTGATGAAAATAGCAAACGATATCCGTTGGTTGGCTTCTGGCCCACGATCTGGAATCGGTGAAATTTCCATTCCCGAAAACGAGCCAGGTTCTTCCATTATGCCAGGCAAAGTCAATCCCACCCAATCCGAAGCCATGACCATGGTGGCCGCACAAGTCATTGGAAATGATGTAGCAGTGAATGTCGGAGGGTCTTCGGGAAATTTTGAACTGAATGTATTCAAACCATTGATTATTTTTAATGTTCTCAATTCCATACGATTGTTAGCGGATGCGACCCTGTCTTTCGAAGAACATTGTGCAAGGGGAATTGAGGCCAATAAGGAAACCATAAACCAAAACTTAAACAGGTCCCTCATGCTTGTGACGGCTCTTAACCCCTACATTGGATATGACAACGCAGCCAAAATTGCCAAAACAGCTCATAAAGAAAATTCTACCCTAAAGGAAGCAGGAATCAAATTAGGAATCCTCACGGCAGAAGAATTTGATCTTTGGGTGAAACCAGAAGAGATGATTTCACCCAAAGAATAA
- a CDS encoding SH3 domain-containing protein translates to MKDFKRKNLFKKVGIFLLSLFLLNGSDLLKNEPIICPKSYNCLTTYISPGTILLARELDLSVIWHSRPQHFDKIILLTDKSGKFIEIKIDKNVYYYKAIWNGREVLLSRFYLDTSKKLRTLSNKTVQLYDEPSPSAKTVMIIPKNIPLEVIENTHPLTQNSGYVKVNYNDKVGWVKRISLSDDEFDIRFHQMNLENLASPYTFYAKENDFKVELNIIGRGFVVSDCKIGGVECSASSRMGKSSFGMPEEAVYFDLSVNGGQSHVCEIRRVDFVGELQRLIQEDITEEELDPFINCSLNDGESEEEKSDELE, encoded by the coding sequence ATGAAGGATTTCAAACGAAAGAATTTATTTAAAAAAGTTGGAATCTTTCTTCTTTCGCTTTTTTTATTGAATGGATCTGATCTTTTAAAAAACGAACCAATCATTTGTCCCAAAAGTTACAACTGCCTGACGACATATATTTCTCCAGGCACCATTTTATTAGCACGTGAATTAGATTTATCTGTCATTTGGCACTCTCGTCCGCAACATTTTGATAAAATCATTTTGCTCACTGATAAGAGTGGAAAGTTTATAGAAATCAAAATTGATAAAAACGTTTATTATTATAAAGCGATTTGGAATGGAAGAGAAGTATTGTTGAGTCGTTTTTATTTAGATACCAGTAAAAAATTACGTACACTCAGTAACAAAACGGTTCAACTTTATGACGAACCAAGTCCCAGTGCAAAAACTGTGATGATCATACCAAAAAATATTCCGTTAGAGGTGATTGAAAATACACACCCTCTCACCCAAAATAGCGGATATGTAAAAGTCAATTATAATGACAAGGTTGGTTGGGTGAAGCGAATTTCACTCAGTGATGACGAGTTCGACATTCGATTCCACCAAATGAATCTAGAGAATCTTGCGAGTCCATACACATTCTACGCGAAAGAAAATGATTTTAAGGTAGAATTAAATATTATCGGAAGAGGTTTTGTCGTCTCCGATTGTAAAATAGGTGGAGTTGAGTGTAGTGCTTCTTCTCGAATGGGAAAATCTAGTTTTGGTATGCCAGAAGAAGCTGTATATTTTGATCTCAGTGTGAATGGTGGACAATCTCATGTTTGTGAGATACGTAGGGTAGATTTTGTTGGGGAATTACAAAGACTGATCCAAGAGGACATTACTGAGGAAGAATTGGATCCTTTTATCAACTGCAGTCTCAACGATGGAGAAAGTGAAGAAGAAAAGTCGGATGAGTTGGAATGA